One part of the Dyadobacter sp. 676 genome encodes these proteins:
- a CDS encoding rubredoxin has protein sequence MRDYYHIKINLPGGIASPGHLKDILLAAWNANVRKVRFGSRQQLLMTVHYEDMRFLESDFKNLSIFYEVNTDRRPNIVSSYCGEEVFRTGQWLNASEYHSVLDSFDFEPSWKPGLKVNISDSNQSFTPFFTGNLNFISSPEPHFWYLYVRLKQTNTVFKWDDLIYTNEIGRLSKVVEECMLEEGLNDENALKTAVSERIRYVFQPSQQELELPSFSLPYYEGFNRYESRTWLGLYRRDEEFSIEFLLDVCALCLKTRVGEICSTPWKSLVIKGIEDQYREAWSNVLGKHNINVRHAANELAWQTEDHNGDGARLKNELIRYFSKNDTRTFGLCFGIQTRPKSEVFGSILIRKRPLLRIGQLPLFSVYDLYYTENFNPNSRALVLFERGLFKIHLPAQLERLCRRFNNQRSRDTLKTMLSEPDEAKAAVKPAKMVHQCPDCLTIYDPEFGDILGDIPPGTAFEDLPAGYCCPTCDNGKAVFLAVELTRSSNLEPA, from the coding sequence ATGCGCGATTACTACCACATCAAAATCAACCTGCCCGGGGGAATTGCTTCGCCGGGGCACCTGAAAGACATTCTTTTGGCGGCGTGGAATGCGAATGTCCGGAAAGTCCGTTTTGGGTCGCGGCAGCAGTTGCTGATGACCGTGCATTACGAGGATATGCGGTTTCTGGAAAGTGATTTCAAAAACCTGAGTATTTTTTACGAGGTCAATACCGACCGCCGGCCTAATATCGTGAGTTCTTATTGCGGCGAAGAAGTTTTCCGGACAGGGCAATGGCTCAATGCGAGCGAGTACCATTCGGTGCTCGATAGTTTCGATTTCGAACCCAGCTGGAAGCCGGGCCTGAAAGTCAACATTTCGGATTCCAATCAGAGCTTTACACCCTTTTTTACGGGTAATCTCAATTTCATTTCCTCGCCCGAGCCCCATTTCTGGTATTTGTATGTGCGTTTGAAGCAAACCAACACGGTTTTCAAATGGGATGACCTGATCTACACCAACGAAATAGGACGGCTGTCGAAAGTGGTGGAAGAATGCATGTTGGAAGAGGGCCTGAATGACGAAAATGCCTTGAAAACGGCAGTGAGCGAACGCATTCGCTATGTTTTCCAACCCTCACAGCAGGAGTTGGAGTTGCCTTCCTTTTCCCTGCCCTATTACGAAGGTTTCAACCGCTACGAATCGCGCACTTGGCTCGGGCTTTACCGGCGCGACGAGGAATTTTCGATTGAATTCCTGCTCGATGTGTGCGCATTGTGCCTTAAAACCAGGGTGGGAGAAATTTGCTCAACACCATGGAAGTCATTAGTTATCAAGGGAATAGAAGACCAATACCGCGAGGCGTGGAGCAATGTTCTCGGAAAGCACAATATCAATGTCCGCCATGCCGCTAACGAGCTTGCCTGGCAGACCGAAGACCATAACGGCGACGGCGCCCGGCTAAAGAACGAGCTGATCCGCTATTTTTCCAAAAACGACACCCGCACTTTCGGGCTTTGCTTCGGCATCCAGACCCGCCCTAAATCCGAGGTATTCGGCTCGATACTCATTCGTAAACGGCCATTGCTGCGGATTGGACAGCTTCCATTGTTCAGCGTTTACGACCTTTATTATACCGAAAACTTCAACCCAAACAGCCGCGCGCTGGTGCTGTTTGAAAGGGGCTTGTTTAAAATACATTTGCCTGCCCAGCTGGAACGTCTTTGCAGGCGGTTTAACAATCAGCGATCGAGGGATACTCTGAAAACTATGCTGTCCGAGCCCGACGAAGCCAAAGCGGCCGTCAAACCGGCAAAGATGGTGCACCAATGCCCCGATTGCCTGACCATTTATGATCCCGAGTTTGGCGACATCCTCGGCGATATCCCACCCGGGACCGCCTTCGAAGACCTTCCGGCCGGCTACTGCTGCCCTACCTGCGACAACGGCAAAGCCGTTTTCCTGGCCGTCGAATTAACCCGATCATCCAACCTCGAACCAGCCTGA
- a CDS encoding nitrate reductase associated protein has product MTATPAIETRFFAFESDFVGSLRCIPMIVRYKLDTCRVKLQLADWARLNYDEKDLLAEMPCHTGPEIEIYTDYVNELVWKYTNTVPGLLKNLDPSWLYADVPAEVHERTQEWNCPAISASQWMRLDILERFALVKLSRSGHEGRNFPRALAELGLAPARPA; this is encoded by the coding sequence ATGACAGCGACACCCGCCATCGAAACCCGTTTCTTCGCATTCGAAAGCGACTTTGTCGGCAGCCTGCGCTGCATTCCGATGATCGTGCGCTACAAGCTCGACACCTGCCGCGTGAAACTGCAACTTGCGGACTGGGCCAGACTCAATTACGACGAAAAAGACCTGCTGGCGGAAATGCCGTGCCACACGGGGCCGGAAATCGAAATCTATACCGATTACGTGAACGAACTGGTTTGGAAATACACGAACACAGTACCTGGTCTGCTAAAAAACCTCGACCCTTCGTGGCTCTACGCGGACGTTCCCGCGGAGGTGCACGAGCGAACGCAGGAATGGAACTGCCCGGCCATTTCCGCCAGCCAATGGATGCGGCTCGATATCCTTGAACGGTTTGCATTGGTCAAACTCAGTCGCTCGGGGCATGAAGGGCGGAATTTTCCGCGTGCATTGGCGGAGTTGGGGTTGGCGCCCGCTCGCCCGGCTTAG
- a CDS encoding TlpA disulfide reductase family protein, producing MRYSFHFLLLLTGIAFQLAGCDRKGNRVTISINHRPAAGDTVRIFRANMVNLDDIELGKVVLDSTGKGVAQFELNAPVFAYARAEHLATGFFIEPGNDVAIEPPKPKGTLSVSYEGDGAAVNQFINEAGQFRHNLEKWNGKYAIQLEMDEFLKAKDSLQRGYDQLFNKLKSEEKVSGDLLDLLARHIEMSMLLYQYNYALGRDSSEIPDPVRQVVNKMPIDTIALKTGMYDYALIASFFYQHHINNAIYDKNKAMDSDSLDVIFPLLVEEEIKSNKYPKQIEDFLRVKSADCQIRMNGLTPSMIKLAEKLEKEIASGEFKSVIREDIARWGKLGPGKPAPVFSGITPDGKTVSLADLRGKIVYVDIWATWCGYCIDEFPDSKKVQAEFQGNDQVAFLYVSVDRDTLAWKKMVAAGKVPGGAAYAQWPGCA from the coding sequence ATGCGCTATTCTTTCCATTTCCTTTTATTACTTACTGGTATTGCCTTTCAACTGGCCGGTTGCGATCGGAAGGGGAATCGGGTGACCATCTCGATTAACCACCGCCCGGCCGCCGGGGATACGGTGCGAATTTTCCGGGCCAATATGGTAAATCTGGATGATATCGAATTGGGGAAAGTGGTATTGGACAGCACCGGAAAAGGCGTAGCGCAATTTGAATTGAATGCCCCTGTTTTTGCCTACGCCCGCGCAGAACATTTGGCAACAGGCTTTTTTATCGAGCCGGGAAACGACGTGGCCATCGAGCCGCCGAAACCGAAAGGGACGTTATCTGTAAGCTACGAAGGCGACGGAGCGGCGGTTAACCAATTCATTAATGAAGCGGGCCAATTCAGGCATAACCTGGAAAAATGGAATGGGAAATATGCGATCCAGCTTGAAATGGATGAGTTTTTAAAAGCAAAAGACTCGTTGCAGCGAGGTTACGATCAATTGTTTAACAAGCTGAAATCAGAAGAAAAGGTATCGGGAGACTTGCTCGATTTGCTTGCCAGACATATCGAAATGAGTATGCTGTTATATCAATACAATTACGCATTGGGAAGAGATTCGTCGGAAATTCCCGACCCGGTCAGGCAGGTTGTAAATAAAATGCCGATCGACACCATTGCGTTGAAAACCGGGATGTACGACTATGCTTTGATCGCGTCATTTTTTTACCAGCACCATATCAATAATGCGATCTACGATAAAAACAAAGCGATGGACAGCGATTCCCTGGATGTAATTTTCCCATTGCTTGTAGAAGAAGAGATAAAGTCAAATAAATATCCCAAACAAATTGAAGACTTTCTTCGGGTGAAAAGTGCTGATTGCCAAATCAGGATGAACGGCCTTACGCCAAGTATGATCAAACTCGCTGAAAAACTTGAAAAAGAGATAGCGTCCGGGGAATTCAAAAGCGTAATACGCGAAGATATTGCACGATGGGGAAAGTTGGGCCCGGGGAAACCGGCGCCCGTATTTTCAGGCATAACGCCGGATGGAAAGACGGTGTCGTTGGCCGATCTGCGCGGGAAAATTGTTTACGTCGATATCTGGGCAACGTGGTGCGGTTATTGTATCGACGAGTTTCCGGATTCCAAAAAAGTACAGGCAGAGTTTCAAGGCAATGATCAGGTCGCATTTCTGTATGTGTCTGTCGACCGGGATACGCTGGCCTGGAAGAAAATGGTTGCGGCGGGCAAAGTCCCAGGGGGGGCTGCATATGCTCAATGGCCCGGATGCGCCTGA
- a CDS encoding M1 family aminopeptidase, with amino-acid sequence MRTSFLLFFFWLAGRAYGQVCQPDPATPDIAALEGRSAKARIDGASLRVMASDNFDVTYDRCEWEVDPAVSYIKGMVTTHFVMNADGADITLDLTSALTVSSVRQRGNDVAFVHAGDALTITLQNPLSQGARDSVTISYEGTPSAANSAFIVSTHGSPVTPVLWTLSEPYGSRDWWPCKNGLDDKADSIDIYITHPAIYKAASNGLLKSETAVAGSKTRTHWQHRYPIASYLVAMAVTNYNVLDNNVMIGGTNVPFKTYYYPESQLTFQNGAQNALNAMVQFSSLFGDYPFKNEKYGHVQFGWGGGMEHQTCSFMVNMNETLVAHELAHQWFGDKVTCGAWQDIWLNEGFATHLASIYMETKYPANTKTTRTNEINTITSQPGGSVWVDNVSDVNRIFSNRLSYLKGSHLLYMLRWILGDATFFTAVNNYLSDPALAYGYATTADLKSHLEAASGKDLTYFFDQWFTGQGYPSYQVEWYPVGNSVQVRLNQTQSHASVGFFRLPVPLLFRNTNTNQQKLVVFDHTSDGQLFADNLGFEATEVLLDPDVWLITRNNTLTKTSGPLPVVFSRFSIECRGNSPRLCWQTTEEVNADYFEIEQSTDARQWKTVGRVQAVGNSRVTNDYFFDTEGALSQGYFRIRETDMDGKMQGTRIIAAKCGAGNESWKVYPNPVRDVFTLSNSLGKPVAGELLLFDVRGNRVLLESSSPAGDRRNFNVQHLRPGLYSLPSGAGREGFRILKE; translated from the coding sequence ATGAGGACATCTTTTCTCCTGTTCTTTTTCTGGCTGGCCGGAAGGGCATACGGGCAGGTATGCCAACCGGATCCCGCTACGCCGGACATCGCCGCGCTTGAAGGCAGAAGCGCAAAGGCGCGGATCGATGGCGCGTCGCTCCGCGTAATGGCTTCCGATAATTTTGACGTTACCTATGACCGCTGCGAATGGGAGGTGGATCCGGCGGTCAGTTACATTAAAGGCATGGTAACGACCCATTTTGTGATGAATGCGGACGGCGCGGACATCACGCTCGATCTGACGAGCGCACTTACCGTTTCATCGGTGCGGCAGCGGGGCAACGATGTCGCATTTGTCCATGCAGGCGACGCGCTCACCATTACTTTGCAAAACCCGCTTTCACAGGGCGCCAGGGATTCGGTGACGATCAGCTATGAAGGAACGCCGTCGGCGGCGAATTCGGCTTTTATTGTTTCTACGCACGGATCGCCGGTAACGCCTGTACTGTGGACTTTAAGCGAGCCATACGGGAGCCGCGACTGGTGGCCCTGCAAAAATGGCCTCGACGACAAGGCCGATTCGATCGACATTTACATTACGCACCCGGCCATTTACAAAGCCGCTTCAAACGGACTGCTGAAAAGCGAAACTGCTGTCGCCGGTTCCAAAACCCGCACACACTGGCAGCACCGTTACCCGATCGCAAGCTATCTGGTCGCTATGGCCGTTACCAATTATAACGTGTTGGACAATAACGTGATGATCGGGGGGACAAACGTGCCGTTTAAAACCTATTATTATCCCGAAAGCCAGCTTACCTTTCAGAACGGCGCGCAAAACGCGCTGAATGCGATGGTGCAGTTCAGCAGCCTGTTCGGAGACTATCCCTTCAAAAACGAAAAATATGGCCATGTACAGTTTGGCTGGGGAGGCGGAATGGAGCATCAAACCTGTTCGTTTATGGTTAATATGAACGAAACGCTGGTAGCCCACGAACTTGCCCATCAGTGGTTTGGCGACAAGGTTACCTGCGGAGCCTGGCAGGATATCTGGCTGAACGAGGGTTTTGCGACGCATCTCGCCAGCATTTACATGGAAACCAAGTACCCGGCCAACACCAAGACCACCAGGACCAACGAGATCAACACGATCACATCCCAGCCGGGCGGCTCCGTGTGGGTAGACAATGTAAGCGACGTTAACCGCATTTTCAGCAACCGTCTCAGCTACCTGAAAGGCTCACATTTGCTCTATATGCTGCGCTGGATCCTGGGTGATGCCACATTCTTTACGGCAGTTAATAATTACCTCTCCGACCCTGCGCTGGCGTATGGTTACGCGACGACGGCCGATCTTAAAAGTCATCTGGAAGCGGCAAGCGGTAAGGACCTCACCTATTTTTTTGACCAGTGGTTTACCGGGCAGGGATACCCGTCGTATCAGGTGGAATGGTACCCAGTGGGTAATTCGGTGCAGGTGAGACTGAATCAGACCCAGTCGCATGCGTCGGTGGGCTTTTTTCGGCTGCCTGTGCCGTTGCTTTTCCGCAACACGAATACCAACCAGCAGAAACTCGTCGTGTTCGATCATACCTCCGACGGGCAGCTTTTTGCCGACAATCTTGGTTTCGAAGCAACAGAAGTGCTTTTGGATCCGGATGTTTGGTTGATCACCCGAAATAATACGCTTACCAAGACCTCCGGACCATTGCCGGTTGTTTTCAGCAGGTTCAGCATTGAATGCCGTGGCAACAGTCCGCGGTTATGCTGGCAGACGACCGAGGAGGTGAATGCGGATTACTTCGAAATAGAACAAAGTACGGACGCCAGGCAATGGAAGACTGTCGGCAGGGTGCAGGCCGTGGGCAATTCGCGGGTAACGAACGACTATTTCTTTGACACCGAAGGGGCATTAAGCCAGGGTTATTTCCGGATAAGGGAAACCGACATGGACGGCAAGATGCAGGGAACACGGATCATCGCCGCGAAGTGCGGGGCGGGGAATGAGAGCTGGAAGGTTTATCCGAACCCCGTACGCGATGTTTTTACGCTCAGCAATTCTCTCGGGAAGCCGGTGGCTGGCGAACTTTTGCTTTTTGACGTTCGGGGAAACCGCGTTTTGCTGGAATCGTCTTCGCCCGCCGGCGACAGGCGAAATTTTAATGTACAACATTTGCGGCCCGGTCTGTATTCCCTGCCATCCGGAGCGGGGCGGGAGGGGTTCAGGATACTGAAAGAATAA
- a CDS encoding metallophosphoesterase, whose translation MATDSRVSFGLSPGSLSETVDSTSLVTEHEVKLTGLQPETKYYYSIGSSQIVLQGDAGNFFQTPPPPAKAGKYRIGALGDCGNNSANQLAVRDRLADYLGQDYMNAWLLLGDNAYANGNDTEYQSGFFNIYKERFLKQSPLYPCPGNHDYANNASRQVDHAVPYYGIFTVPTGGEAGGTASGTKSFYSFDYGNIHFLSLDSYGKEDGSMRLYDTLGKQVQWVKADLAANVNKDWVVAYWHHPPFTKGSHDSDTEAELMKIRENFIRILERNGVDLILCGHSHDYERSKLMKGHYGSENSFDASVHNISQSNGRYDGSAGSCPYIKKSPENAGTVYVVAGSAGQLGATTPGYPHDALPMADAQHGGALLLQVEGNRLDGQWIASDGVVRDQFTIMKDVNAKQSLQMPEGQGITLRASYVGTYAWSTGDTNCEIVVNPSQNTEYIVHDEYACLSDTITVVVTDPLPVRLTSFSGFWENGGVTLQWGTSEENNASHFVIERSADGRRFESIGKIAAAGESRETRHYHYQDGGVTGRWGKVYYRLVEVDHDGRRQVSRIIAVQMDVPDDGLIRVQPNPSGGGNVIVEIAAGLGNCELILTDISGHLLKRSKIVSENNPNKVSFGALASGTYIITLIIGGDSIYEKIVVQ comes from the coding sequence ATCGCAACGGATAGCCGCGTCAGTTTCGGGCTTTCTCCCGGTTCACTGTCGGAGACCGTCGACAGCACGTCGCTTGTGACGGAGCATGAGGTAAAACTCACCGGCCTTCAACCGGAAACGAAATATTATTACTCGATAGGCTCTTCGCAGATTGTGCTGCAAGGCGACGCCGGTAATTTTTTTCAAACCCCGCCGCCACCTGCCAAGGCCGGTAAGTATCGCATCGGGGCGTTAGGCGATTGCGGGAACAATTCCGCGAACCAGCTGGCCGTGCGGGACCGGCTGGCGGATTACCTCGGTCAGGATTATATGAATGCCTGGCTTTTGCTCGGAGACAATGCTTACGCCAACGGGAACGACACGGAATATCAAAGTGGTTTCTTCAATATTTACAAAGAGCGGTTTTTAAAACAGTCGCCGCTCTATCCATGTCCTGGAAACCACGATTATGCCAACAATGCGTCGCGCCAGGTTGACCACGCGGTTCCGTACTATGGTATTTTCACGGTCCCGACGGGCGGCGAGGCGGGGGGCACGGCATCGGGGACGAAGTCGTTCTATTCTTTTGATTATGGAAATATCCATTTTCTATCACTCGACTCCTATGGGAAAGAGGATGGCTCCATGAGATTATACGACACGCTCGGCAAGCAGGTACAATGGGTCAAAGCGGATCTGGCGGCCAATGTAAACAAGGATTGGGTCGTAGCCTACTGGCATCACCCGCCTTTTACCAAAGGTTCGCACGATTCGGACACCGAGGCCGAGCTGATGAAGATCAGGGAGAATTTTATCCGGATCCTCGAACGGAATGGCGTGGATCTCATTCTGTGCGGGCACAGCCACGATTACGAACGGTCGAAACTGATGAAAGGGCATTATGGCTCCGAAAATTCCTTCGATGCTTCGGTTCATAATATAAGCCAGTCGAACGGCAGGTATGATGGCTCGGCCGGGTCGTGTCCTTATATTAAAAAATCGCCGGAAAATGCGGGCACGGTTTACGTGGTGGCAGGCTCGGCTGGCCAGCTCGGCGCGACAACGCCGGGCTACCCGCATGACGCCCTGCCCATGGCGGATGCGCAACACGGCGGAGCCTTGCTTTTGCAAGTGGAAGGTAACCGGCTGGACGGTCAATGGATCGCATCCGACGGCGTTGTCCGAGACCAGTTTACGATCATGAAAGACGTCAATGCGAAGCAATCCCTTCAAATGCCGGAAGGCCAGGGTATTACGCTTAGGGCTTCCTACGTGGGCACGTATGCGTGGAGCACGGGCGATACGAATTGCGAAATTGTAGTAAATCCGTCTCAAAACACCGAATACATTGTGCATGACGAATATGCGTGCCTCTCCGACACGATCACGGTTGTTGTTACCGATCCGTTACCGGTACGGCTGACCAGTTTTTCGGGCTTTTGGGAAAACGGCGGCGTTACATTGCAATGGGGGACGAGCGAGGAAAACAATGCGAGTCACTTCGTGATCGAACGGTCGGCCGACGGGCGTCGTTTCGAATCGATCGGTAAGATCGCGGCCGCGGGCGAATCGCGGGAGACGAGGCATTATCATTACCAGGACGGGGGTGTTACGGGACGGTGGGGGAAGGTCTATTACCGACTGGTCGAGGTAGACCACGACGGCCGGAGGCAGGTCTCCCGTATCATTGCCGTACAAATGGACGTTCCGGATGACGGCCTGATCCGTGTTCAGCCTAATCCTTCGGGTGGAGGGAACGTCATTGTCGAAATAGCGGCGGGATTAGGAAATTGCGAGTTAATCCTGACGGATATCAGCGGGCATTTGCTTAAAAGAAGTAAAATAGTTTCTGAAAATAATCCGAATAAAGTCTCATTCGGAGCGCTGGCATCCGGTACATACATTATAACCCTGATTATTGGAGGTGATAGTATTTACGAAAAAATTGTTGTTCAATAA